One Micromonas commoda chromosome 5, complete sequence genomic window, CTGCCGTCCATAGGGGAGATAACCGCGAAGGCGCTGATCGAAGCCGGGGTCAAGAGCGTGTACGAACTGAAGCTCGATCactcgtcaccgcggggcGTGTCCCGGTCGATTCTCACCGAGAAGCAGTCGCGGTGCGTCGCCATCTCGGACGATCTGTTGAGCGAGGTGACCGCGTCTGAGGTTGAGGAGATGCGGGCGAGGTTactggcggcggctcgatCGATACGGGTttttggcgacgacgacgataaAAACTCGGCGTGGGAGGTTGTGAACGTCGGCGGTGGAAGACGAAGCGACGCATCGCACGACGCGGATTTCATCGTCTCGCACCCGCTGTTGGTGCGTAACAGCGACATGGACGGCGTTCTGACGCGCGTGATCGGGGCGATGGGCGATTccatcctccgcgaggaCACCGACTTTCACATGCTCTCAATCGGCAGACTGAAAGAGTACTGGCGCGGCGTCAAGGACACGGGCAAGAACAAGAAGGGCGATCCAAAGCACGGATTTCAGGGTAACAACGACTGCTACGATAAGCTCTACGGCATTTATCGcaccgcgaacggcgcgcaTAGGCGCATCGACGTCGTGCTCGTTCCCCGGTGCATGCTACCCTTCGCGCTCATAGGTTGGACCGGCAGCAAGCAGTACAACCGGTTCCTGCGACGCTTCGccatcgacgagcgcgggctGATACTGACGTCGCACGGCTTGCACAGGACGCGGGACAGGCGGACGGTGGGCCAGACCCCGGACGACGGGTCGCTCGAGCTGGGTCtggcgccggagccgcccgcgccgtcgctcgacgcAAACGGCGTCGACTGGTGGCCGCCGGGGTGGGACTCGGGGCGGACGATCGAGTGCGAGCGGGACGTGTTCGAGCTGTTGGGGGTGCCGTACAAGGAACCGTGGGAACGGGACTGCCCCTCGTGAGACGCGCGATTGTGCTCATTAGTTGAGATACTCCATCCACGTCTGTGCCGTTGCGAGAAAAAAACGCACGAAACCTCTTTCTTTCGCCGTGTCGAGATTTGCAGCGAGGTTGATCCGTCCCGCGGAGGATAAAAAAaagcgctcggcggcggaaaAAGGTGGAAGGGCACCGAAGGCCTGGCCAGTGCGCCGCGTCTCGACGTACGCACGCACCAGGCCTCTCATGCAGACGACATCGGTCGCGAGTTTGCTCGCGCGACCCGTCGCCCatcgcccgcccgccgccgaggtggccgcggtcgcggctcGTGGTGCCAAGGTCAGAATCGTCAGCGCCCGTGCGCACAACCGCCGCCAGGGCCAAACTGCGCGCCGGGGTAACTCCGATgcgttcgcgctcgtcgattcccgcatcctcggcggcgcccggctCGCGGTGACCGCTCCATCCTCCCCTCGTAACCGAcgcgtcgccatccgcgtcgcggcgaactACAGCGAGttccccgtcgcggagcgccgcgccgagctccagAAGATGACCACAGCGCAGCTCAAGCCGATGTGCAAGGGGAGCGGTCTCAAGGTGGGCGGCAAGAAGGGCGACCTCATCGACAGGCTCCTCGAGCACGAGTTCGGAaccaccgacgacgaagcgGACGTCGACCCGACCGCCGACATCGTCGGTCTGGCCAAGGAGTGGCGCTCGGGGCGCGTCGTGTCCCCGACCAGCGGACTCTCCTTTGGCGATCTCGACGCCCTGGAGAGGCTCGCCCTGGGCTCGTCTCCCGCGAGGGTGGACGAGcgaggcgcggacgaggcgtaCTTCGCGCAGAGCTACGAGGACGGATCCCACGGCGGCTACGACGGGAGCGATCGAACCGTGGGgtcctcgggcgccgccgcgaggctcgtgGGCCGGACGggcgccttcgacgacggcggcggggctggTTGGGACGACTCGCGATCCtcgtcgggcggcgacggctgggaccgcgatggacgcgaggacgacgaaacGCCGCAGAcgcgggacgtcgtcgagcccgaaCCGAGGGAACCGACGAGGGAACaaaaggcggaggcggccaagaaggcggcgaggaccgagCGCGTGAGGCTGGGTAAGCGAAGCGccatcgtcaccgcgctTCGAGATTTGGCCACCAGCAAGGACGGGTTCGAGTCTGACCCGAGGGTGCACCTCGAGGCCGTCTCCCGCGCCATAGACCGCGCGTATCGAAAGCTCCGGTactccgcgttcgccgagatggacccgcgcggccgcgacgtctGCGTCGACAtcaacgtcgccgagggcacCGTGGCTGTGCTCGCGCAGCGAATAGGCCGAGGAGGCACCGTGGAATGGGAAACGGACGACACCGACGCCTTCCTCGAGGCGTACGGAAAGCGCCACATGATCCGCAAGATCGCGCACATGTACACCGAGGAGCTCAACGAGCAGGTAagcgcggtcgcggccgaTTCCTACCGCGCCAAGCGGGGTCAGATGGTGGAGTGtaccgtcgtcgcggagggccGCCGGGGCGAGTACCTCTTgcggctcgacgacggggcgatGGCGTGCCTGCCGGAGGAGGAGTCCATCCCGGGTAAGAAGTACTCGCAGGGCGAACGCGTGTGCGCGCTGGTGATGGAGGTGGAGGACAGGACGTGGGCAGCGGACCGAAGGGCGCCGGTGATTGTCTCCACGGCAATCGCCGGTTTACTGGCGGAGGTTCTAGCCGCCGAGGTGCCGGAGGTTGCCAGGGGCGACGTGGTGATCAAATCCGTCGCGAGGGTCAGCGGCAAGATGAGCAAGGTGGCGGTCGCGAGGCAGGAGGGCGCGGAAAAGGTTTTCGATCCCGtgctcgcgtgcgtcggcgtcgagaacAGCAGGCTGCGCGCCATTCGCGAGCGActgggcggcgaggtttGCCAGATTCTCACCTGGTCCGACAACCGCGAGGACATggtcgccgaggctctcTTCCCCGCGGCCGTGCACAGGGTGgtgaaggcggaggaggacgacatGGATGGACGCGCACTGGACAAGTTCATCGCCTACGTGTCGCGGTTcgacgaggccaaggccatcggcgccgggggagtCAACGTAAAGTTGGCGGCTGCCTTGACCGGATGCTTCATTCTCATCGAGCGgcacgaggagggcggcggcgccggcggcgggtggggcgaCCAGCGCGCGaacagccgcggcggggacacTAGGGACACCACCGGCGggtggaccgcggcgggcgggcggaaTTGGAACGAGCCCAAGGGTGGGGGAtgggacgatgacgaggacgccgggggTTGGAACGACGCGTCGTGGAAAGACGATGCGTGGAAAGACGACGGGTGGAAAGACGAGCAGCCTTCAacgcccgggcggcggggtggcgcgGTCGACATCGACCCCAACAGCATGGAGTTCCTGGACCCCGAAACCTTCGGCCTGCCCGAGGGTTCGGCGAAGCAGTCGACGAACCAGTCGCGATTCGGGGacctgctcgcgcgcggcaaACCCGAGGTTGACGACCTCGGATGGCCCGACCTGGACCCGTTGCCCTCCGACGtttccgacggcgacgacgtcggctgGCCCGACctcgacccgctcgcgccgatggAGAGCAACATCGACGACTCCCTCGAGGATTACCTCGCGGgaacgcccccgcccgccggggctcgcgacggggacgactcGTTCGATCCCAGGGACGACGCAGACAACTGGGAGGAGGTTGGCCCGGGCAAGGCGGGGGTCGTGACGTTCGgagcgtcgggcgcgggggtgggcggcgcggcgacgttcatGGGAgacggacccggcgcgggcggtggctgggacgacggcttcgaggaggacgacgcgccggtaTCCTGGAACTGAGCGATCGGTTGAGGTGTCATATCATCACACGTTAATCCATTCACCACGCAAAGTTAGGCATCCACGGGAATCTCCTCGGCAGCCCCGACGAACCCGAGCACGTCCTCCGCAAACTCCCTCGCCGACACCGTCTCCGGCACCAGATCCTccagcgtcgcgccccgtcccATGAGCTTCGCCGCAGCCgtgacgagctcctcgcgcgacatcgcctcgccgccgagctccaaCGCCTCCAGCAGCGAACCACGCTCCACCGACTCCCCCGCTCCGGCGCCCAGCGCCTCGAACGCCGACTCGATCGagcccgcgtccacgccaaACATGGGCCTGTAGTTGACGTACAAGGACACGAACCGGTCGAAGCCGATGGTCGCCGGCGGATCCGCGGCCATGTCGCCGTCTCCGCTGGTCTCCACCGCTAGTTCCCGGAAAATATCAGAGAGTTCCCGCTCGGACGGGTAGTGGCCCAGCGCCCTGAGCAACCGAGGGATCTCCGAGGTGGGCACCGGCTTGTCGATGCCCGCGAGCCTGTCCGCGGTGCTGTcctcgccctgcgcgcgcAGCTGCGAGTACAGATAATAATCCTTCACCTCGCCGTAAAattcgccgtccgcgccccctTCCAGCAGCTGCTCCGCCactcgctccgccgcggtactcccgacgcgctgcgcgtcCACAGCCTCTTTGCTGACGTTCCACACGTTGATCACCCTACCGGCGGACCCCTCGTTTATACTCGCGTGAGATCCCACCGTGaacacggcgacgtcgtcgcgcgccacgcAGACGGCGCCAACCTCCGCAGGGTGCGCCACCACCcccatcgccctcgccgggtcTCCGTCCaacggcatcgccgcgacgccgcaaaccttgcgcgcggtggcgtacgccgcgtgcgcgccgcacgcgtcccCTCCCACGTTGAACGGGACGATCGACGTCACGGGTCCGCCGAAGGTTGGGCCCAGGACGGTCCGGGTCGTTACAAGAGTGTCCACGTCGACGGTGCGAATCTTGTAttggtcgtcggcgacgaggagcgacAGCGCGTCGGGTCGCCTGGGATCGGGCATGAAGGCCAACGccgtgggcgacgcgacgccacccgcggcgggtcctcccatcgcgtcgtccctgACGTCGATGAGCTTGaccccgccctcctccgtAGAGTTGAAAACGTCGTACCGAACGACGcggccctcggcgccgacggatACCAGCTCCAGTCCGCCCCCCGGGCGCGATTTAAACGCCAAACCTCGAACCGGGCTTTTGGTCGAGTGCGCCCGGTACTTGCCGATGAAGTCGAAGGcgcgctcgggctcgtcctcctcggactccGGCTGGACGATGGGGCCGTGGAGCTTGAAGATGGCGAcgcaccccgcggcgtcggcggcggcggcgtactcgtcgtcctccgccatcgcgagcatcgtcaccgcgtccttACCGAATCGCATCGTCTGaacgtccgcgagcgtcctcggatccagcgccttgagcgcaCCGTTGGACGTGCCCACGAGGATTCCGCGACCGTCGCACCGGTagcacgccgcggtgggcttGGGACCCTTCCCCTTATCCGCCAGGTCCGTCTTCGTGACCACGAATTTACCCTCGTAATCCCACGTccacgcgacgcccccgccgcccaggcAGAACAGCAACGGTTCGGTCGGGTGCGACGCCATGTCCACGACCGCGTCGTAGGTTccgcgcacgagctcctcggcggtaCGAACAGCCTCGGCGCTCCCGCTCTCCTCAAACGTCGCCGAAGAAAACGCGTAAATCGTCGAGTGATCCGTGCCCACCACAAAGTCTGGAGCGTCAAACGCGCCCATGAGCAGCGTCTGGCCGGGAATctcgacctcgtcctcctcgtccacgtcgtcaaGAGACGCGCGGTACTTCTCGTGCAGTTCGCTCTGCGCGACAAACGCCACGGAGGTCACCGCGCCCTGCTCCAGCCCGTCGAACCAAGCCACCAGCCTCAGTTTTTGGTCGAAAAACCTCACGTTACCCTCGGACCCGCCG contains:
- a CDS encoding predicted protein, yielding MDGVLTRVIGAMGDSILREDTDFHMLSIGRLKEYWRGVKDTGKNKKGDPKHGFQGNNDCYDKLYGIYRTANGAHRRIDVVLVPRCMLPFALIGWTGSKQYNRFLRRFAIDERGLILTSHGLHRTRDRRTVGQTPDDGSLELGLAPEPPAPSLDANGVDWWPPGWDSGRTIECERDVFELLGVPYKEPWERDCPS
- a CDS encoding predicted protein — its product is MQTTSVASLLARPVAHRPPAAEVAAVAARGAKVRIVSARAHNRRQGQTARRGNSDAFALVDSRILGGARLAVTAPSSPRNRRVAIRVAANYSEFPVAERRAELQKMTTAQLKPMCKGSGLKVGGKKGDLIDRLLEHEFGTTDDEADVDPTADIVGLAKEWRSGRVVSPTSGLSFGDLDALERLALGSSPARVDERGADEAYFAQSYEDGSHGGYDGSDRTVGSSGAAARLVGRTGAFDDGGGAGWDDSRSSSGGDGWDRDGREDDETPQTRDVVEPEPREPTREQKAEAAKKAARTERVRLGKRSAIVTALRDLATSKDGFESDPRVHLEAVSRAIDRAYRKLRYSAFAEMDPRGRDVCVDINVAEGTVAVLAQRIGRGGTVEWETDDTDAFLEAYGKRHMIRKIAHMYTEELNEQVSAVAADSYRAKRGQMVECTVVAEGRRGEYLLRLDDGAMACLPEEESIPGKKYSQGERVCALVMEVEDRTWAADRRAPVIVSTAIAGLLAEVLAAEVPEVARGDVVIKSVARVSGKMSKVAVARQEGAEKVFDPVLACVGVENSRLRAIRERLGGEVCQILTWSDNREDMVAEALFPAAVHRVVKAEEDDMDGRALDKFIAYVSRFDEAKAIGAGGVNVKLAAALTGCFILIERHEEGGGAGGGWGDQRANSRGGDTRDTTGGWTAAGGRNWNEPKGGGWDDDEDAGGWNDASWKDDAWKDDGWKDEQPSTPGRRGGAVDIDPNSMEFLDPETFGLPEGSAKQSTNQSRFGDLLARGKPEVDDLGWPDLDPLPSDVSDGDDVGWPDLDPLAPMESNIDDSLEDYLAGTPPPAGARDGDDSFDPRDDADNWEEVGPGKAGVVTFGASGAGVGGAATFMGDGPGAGGGWDDGFEEDDAPVSWN
- a CDS encoding predicted protein encodes the protein MIVLWDVDTGEPVRTLPSPHANGVAAMDLTPGGDFCVTVGAIEDPGETQEVHVWDLGDEDACEPVLSGSIPAGDVQTCVRFHPNAPTEFVTNGASRVFFWSSESEATAELRYYSPPVSAKDFKQPIGAFTVSCFLVSSHKDVAGQGRCVTGTADGDLVVFDSGGVPPGGAERLERRGMRPGDRRAVKIIRVHHAAVTHLGTTGGARYGAGRPQLVSGGSEGNVRFFDQKLRLVAWFDGLEQGAVTSVAFVAQSELHEKYRASLDDVDEEDEVEIPGQTLLMGAFDAPDFVVGTDHSTIYAFSSATFEESGSAEAVRTAEELVRGTYDAVVDMASHPTEPLLFCLGGGGVAWTWDYEGKFVVTKTDLADKGKGPKPTAACYRCDGRGILVGTSNGALKALDPRTLADVQTMRFGKDAVTMLAMAEDDEYAAAADAAGCVAIFKLHGPIVQPESEEDEPERAFDFIGKYRAHSTKSPVRGLAFKSRPGGGLELVSVGAEGRVVRYDVFNSTEEGGVKLIDVRDDAMGGPAAGGVASPTALAFMPDPRRPDALSLLVADDQYKIRTVDVDTLVTTRTVLGPTFGGPVTSIVPFNVGGDACGAHAAYATARKVCGVAAMPLDGDPARAMGVVAHPAEVGAVCVARDDVAVFTVGSHASINEGSAGRVINVWNVSKEAVDAQRVGSTAAERVAEQLLEGGADGEFYGEVKDYYLYSQLRAQGEDSTADRLAGIDKPVPTSEIPRLLRALGHYPSERELSDIFRELAVETSGDGDMAADPPATIGFDRFVSLYVNYRPMFGVDAGSIESAFEALGAGAGESVERGSLLEALELGGEAMSREELVTAAAKLMGRGATLEDLVPETVSAREFAEDVLGFVGAAEEIPVDA